The region ataatgcattatttatatatcattcattttattaaataatagatagatatatgaaaattatattatcattgaATTATGAAGGTGGTGATATTTTTAccataaaattgataaaaagtattaattttatatttttattattactactCATCTTTACTTttcatcaaatttttatataggaaattatatttttactagctttctttataaaataataataaacattattGAACAGGATTTTTTGTATGTAAtgattgtttaaaaataatgatagagttaaaaattatatttgttgattatttattattttatcaactattatatttttttttattgttattttggtaaaaatttaaacattttacttttagttgtttttttttttaacaattaacataaaatactaattatttttaaatatttttctaatttgattaagaatatattataacCAAAATGATGATTGAATCATTAGTTGGTATGATAAAATACCTTTCACCAAGAGAAGATGATGATTGGAGTGATAGaatgaattatttatatacaccaaatattttattagctTTTAGcgttttaatatcttttaaacaATTTGGTGGAAGACCAATAGAATGCATGTTTCCTAATAAATTTCCAGGATCATGGGAacaagtaaataaaaaatttttaaaatattttctaaaaattatttatttaatttttttttttatttatagtatGCTGAAAATTATTGTTGGTCACAGGATACATATTTTGTTCAACCATATGAACATGTAGCTAATATTgatgaaaaagaaagataTTCACAAGATagaaaattatcatattatcAATGGGTAccgttttttttattatttcaggCAGCATGTTTTCGTTTTCCATCAGTTTTTTGGAAATATATAAGTTTAAATAGTGGTATTCGAGTACATGAAATTGTTGAAAGAGCTATGGATCCATCTAATCTTGAAATgaaaacaaaagaaaaaaatatagaaattttaacACAACATATTAGTGCTGCATTAAGATTTCAAAGAAAAattgctaaaaaaaatattattatacataaaacaatgaaatttctaaatatttcCTATTCAGCTTGTTTTATTAGTTATAtgtatttaataatgaaaagtttatatatgataaatattgtaatacaattatatattttaaataagtaagtttaattaattataaaacgtaaatttttaaaaaaaaaaaaatttattaaaggTTTCTTGAAACTGATAAATATCAATGGTATGGTTTTGGTGTAATAAAAGACATCATGCTTGGTACACAATGGGAACGATCAGGTTATTTTCCACGAGTTTCACTATGTGATTTTACTGTTCGCCAAGTAGctaatatacaaaaatattctGTTCAATGTGTTTtagttattaatatttttaatgaaaaaatatttgtatttttatggTTTTGGTATGTTCTTCTTAGTTTAGCAACACTTGCCTCATTTACATATTGGATATTTATTATGACATTCTCATGTTTTGGTAGAGGATTTATTTCATCAAACTTAGAACTTAGTGATATTGAAGATTTTGATCCAACAAAatgcaaaaaaaatgttagaaGATTtgttaatgaatatttaaaacaagaTGGTATATTTGTTCTTAGGATGATTTCAACACATGCAGGAATAATTTTTGGTACAGAACTTGTATCTAAATTATACTTTGTATTTTTAGAATTAGAAGAAAATGtaagttatattatttttaatatattaaattttaattatttaagaGAAAATctgaatttaataaaatgattgaaGATCATGTTATAGATTCattaagaaaaagaaaaaataatagaaaagcTTCTAATATATCTTTATGTTCAGAGGATCATTATAGTGGATTACTTGATAATGTtgaagaaaaagaaagaCCTGAAACAGCAAACTCTTCAGGAACAGGTAAATCAATAAAAAGTCAAGGATCTCAAACATCAAAACATTATGattcaaaaatttcaattGAGGTTTCAAATAAATCTGTTGAAACAAGTAAAATTGAATAGATTAAAACACAATATTAATTaacttataattatttttataataaacctttaaaaataataacattagTTAACcaatttataacttttttataaaaataataataaaattaaagtattttataattatataactttataaaaataaatgaactttatattattagatataacattaataatacacctaggatattattaatattatctatagtaaggtataaaaaaaataatgcaTATAAATTCTTGTGAAAactaaaattaatgttttaactttctaaaattaaatataattttatatcttgCTATTTTTAAtccaataaatatatttaattaaaatatcaataaaaaaaaatggtaattaatttttgtttgttttttcttatatatttttttatattatataataatttatctatagttatattatttaaattaatgttttttatcagtgaatatttatagataacattaaaaacaaaatacaattttatttttatattaaaaaaaaaaaaaattttttttttataataattataactaaaaatagattttatattttccttatttatatttgaaattgtaaataattcTAATCAACATATATATAGTACTACTTTCAAACCTGcgcaaataatatattacttttcaattattaataagaaattttcTTAACTTTAAGAagacttaaaaaaaaaaagactttctaattttaatattacctATAactttatactatttttataacttgtATCTTATAAGAAcataaacataaataaatacattattaGATGTAAGAACTTTTCAAAACTTAAAATatgaaactttttatttactttgtTAAAGTGGTTAAActaatataacaattattgtcttttaaataagtaattttatcattaacaaattattaggttgaaatattttatgttacaAAGTTGTGCTCTTCAGAATCCAAATATCAAATACTTATACCTAATGTTTCAAGCTATTTAAATATCAagattaatctttttattttatattcatgtaaaaaaaaagacactggttttattttctaaacaatctatttcattttatttatattatatttattctatTCTTCTTAAAATGAAgattaaaatagaaaaatgaagacaaaaattgtaataaaaatgcacatttttcaattgatattttaatatttttatttatatgatactaaccatgtatataaatataagtcTTTTCTTTACCTCTtctacaaatatatttaaaaattgtaacatTTGTTAAGAATTATATTGTTTAACTTATGATaaacataataattattatcttcTTTTATGAATTAACACAAATTttggaaaaattaattttcttgTAACTAAGATAcacttcaaaatatttactaaCAATATTAGTATAAATCTAactttatttctaataatttttatcaataatttttattctttactTCTTAGTAgtataataattgtataaaaatttttatattttatattaaaaattacaaaaaaatttatatatttttaaaacttttatataatatttttaccttatagttatattaaatttaattcaacatactttttttttataatttaaattttgatcatataatttataaattatactattgaataataaaaatatttctttttatttatcatatatttgtCATGCTTCAAttgaaattatatatactttagaatttaatgttttaaaaataactcatgatttagatattttttattgttattaaaaattttaataatatatattacaacAAAACAAAGAAGACTTAGTTTCATAATAAAAGTACACATAATTCAatgaacttttttttttttcattttacaatattatttttattatataaataatcatttcttctctttttttttttactaataaaatatataacagaTTATAATTAaggtagaaaaaaatttaaaaatataataaaatattttaccatttttattttatttatttaaatgttataaattttaattttatttatttgtttagatttgatcaatttttaaaactaaaaaaaactatttatgATGAAAATGGAAAATCCATTACAAATAACTGCATTTCCATTGGAtttagaaaatgaaaatgaaaaaaaaaaaattaaaaatcgTAAAGTTTTTTCCAAACTacctttttctttatatccatcggaaataaaaaatttatctactACACAAGGAAgtttaatgattaaaaatgatgatattattaagaaaaaaaatcaaaaaaaatgtgaAAAAAATCATCGAAACAAAAAGTAAGtactgataaaaaaaatgatacaatATATTCTTATCTATCATcatctttttatttctttttatcacactttagtttatatttttcacaaaaaattatcatattttaaataacatatatatatatatttatataattatgtgtatttatttttaatatctataaaaatatcatttatatattcatttgaaatgatataatattaaaaagtttaacaattattaaaaagaattaacaaaatgaaaagacaataaaattatttatcttttgtgCTTAtgttcatttttaatagtaatgTTTATCTTGGATTTTTCCATTTAAACATTTGAAAAAGTGCATAATTTTGGTGTGTAAAGTAATACAAATGATAAGATAAGGTAaactatattaaaatgatatactgcttataaaaatctttatatctaaaaaaaactgtatattttaatagtttttattttctatttatattatttttttttatcattttaattataaaaatatttttgagttaattatttaaataaattaatataaataaaaataaaaaaatattttaaaaaagatgatgAAAGATAAAACAAAAGCTATTTTAAGAGATATCGATGCTTATATTGATAGAAAATTTATGGAGCATACTGATATTTTGGAAATGTCATGGAATAAAGATGAAAGAATAAAACCTGCTCCAATAGTTTATGAAACTAATGATgaaatgaaagaaaaaataaaacatatggAGGAACAacttattttaagaaaagaaGGAAGTAAAGTTCATAGATGTCCTAATGAATTTGAAgaggtatttttttttattcaaaaattttgttttgaaataattttattttaagacgTCTAAATTTGTAGCATTACAAGTATACTTCGCATggtttattctttttatacaTGCATATTTTCGTGAATTTTTACGTAGTACAGGtcttgaaaaattaaagtatGCATGTGAATTAGAATCACAAAAACATTTTCCACcattatttaattcttttgaATCAATATATGCTAGAAATTGTTATATTCTTGTTAGAGATGTTTTTGAAAGACCTATAGGTTCTTGCCCTGGTAGTACTGTTAATCTTGTTGATAGAATTTCATACGATGGTAATTGGACATATCAATATCCTGGTACTCAAACTAATGTGATAAATGTTGGTTCATACAATTATTTAGGCTTTGCTGAAACTTCTGGTCCATGTGCTACAGCTGCCTGTGAAGCTATTGATGAATATGGTATATCAGTTTCAACGCCTCTTAGAAAAGGTGGTTCATCAAAAATACAAcataaattagaaaaattagtAGCTGAATTTTTAGGTACTGAAGATGCTATGGTATTTAGTATGGGTTTTGCAACAAATTCTATGAATACACCATGTTTAGTTGATAAAGTATGTACAAAAACTTaataataactataaaacaaatatttttattaataatcttttttttagcaTTCTCTTATCATATCGGACCAATTGAATCATGCATCATTAATTCTTGGTTGTAGAATGTCAGGTGCCAGTATACGTGTATTCAAACATGACGACATGTTATCGCTAGAAAAAACAATTAGAAATGCTATTGCTTATGGGAATCCAAAAACACATAGACCATATCATAAGATTTTAATTATAGTTGAAGGTATTTATTCAATGGAAGGTTCCATTTGTAATTTACCCGCTATAATAGcattaaagaaaaagtataaatGTTATCTATATTTAGATGAGGCTCACTCTATTGGAGCAATGGGTCCTTCTGGTAAAGGTATTGTAGAATATTGGAATTGTGATGTTAATGATATTGATATAATGATGGGAACTTTTACTAAAAGTTTTGGTTCTGCTGGTGGTTATATAGctggaagaaaaaaaatcatagATCATTTAAGAGTTACATCAGCAACCAGTTATTATAGTTCACCAATGTCACCACCTGTAGCACAACAAGTATATACATCTATGAGTATAATAATGGGAAAAGATGGAACAAATGAAggtaaaaaaagaattgaaCGACTATCAAGAAAtgcaaaatattttagaagacatttaaaaaaaatgggaCTCATAGTTTATGGGTCTGATGATTCACCTGTTGTTccaatacttttttattatccaACACTTTGTGGATCTTTTGGTAGAGAAATGTTAGCTAGAAAAGTTGGTGTTGTTGTTGTTTCTCATCCAGCAACTCCAATGACAGAATCAAGAGCAAGAATATGTTTGTCAGCAGCACATACTAAAGAAATGTTAGATGAAGTTTTAAAACACATAGATGAAGTTGGAAATAAATTAGGATTCAAATTTATGAAAcattcaaataaatataaagatcTTGAAATTGAAtggtaatttaataaatttacttaattttatataaattgtaattttatgggttttatttcaattttatttataacttcaatagttttataactataatgagtaataaatattcatttctattcaattatttttttctaataaatattttaatactaaatctatccttatattaatttgtttaaattaaaagttatttatgtagaaaaataaaataatcaataacaaatttatttaattgaaacAACATAATAACAATGAAGCTTTCAAAAATCTCCCATTTCATAACATCATTTGAGATATCATTAACACAATGATGAAACTTCTTACTTCTTAGCAGCAGCTCCCTTTACCTTAGCAGTTCCTCTGAATTTCTTTTGTCTGTTTTTACGTTCCTTACGTTGTTTACGTCCGGATTTTTCGAGCTTAACTCCAGTaagctaaaaaaaattaaaataaaaaactttttctttaCTATTAATATAACTTACTCTAGCAATCATGTATTTATGTTCGTATCTCTTAGCGTCATCAAGGGAATCATAGATTTTGGCAAAACCTGATGATTTACCTCCACCAATTTGAGATTTGATACCGTATGGTACAACAACATCAGGAGTTGTTTTATAAAGAGCAGCAAGTTTTTCTTgtaaatctttttttgatattgttGCTTTCAATGGATGAAGGATTTCAACAATCATTTGCCTTCTGTTCATAAGTCTATTGTTGACAATCTTTTTTGTAGAAATAACTACAGCACCAGAAGTACTAATAACCATTATTATAGAATGGACcctaaaaaaaacaaaataaatttaaaatgttaaaattcaACATTATAAAAACGATTGCTATAATCCcaatattacaaaatataaaataaaaagaaaaattatatttttttcacaaTTTTCTTGttgaatttaatttataaaaaaattataataatttacaaaatattaataagtgAAATAAATGTgattatatgttttaaaaa is a window of Strongyloides ratti genome assembly S_ratti_ED321, scaffold srae_scaffold0000001 DNA encoding:
- a CDS encoding Aminotransferase, class I/classII domain and Pyridoxal phosphate-dependent transferase, major region,subdomain 1 and Pyridoxal phosphate-dependent transferase,major region, subdomain 2 and Pyridoxal phosphate-dependent transferase domain-containing protein — its product is MMKMENPLQITAFPLDLENENEKKKIKNRKVFSKLPFSLYPSEIKNLSTTQGSLMIKNDDIIKKKNQKKCEKNHRNKKKFMEHTDILEMSWNKDERIKPAPIVYETNDEMKEKIKHMEEQLILRKEGSKVHRCPNEFEETSKFVALQVYFAWFILFIHAYFREFLRSTGLEKLKYACELESQKHFPPLFNSFESIYARNCYILVRDVFERPIGSCPGSTVNLVDRISYDGNWTYQYPGTQTNVINVGSYNYLGFAETSGPCATAACEAIDEYGISVSTPLRKGGSSKIQHKLEKLVAEFLGTEDAMVFSMGFATNSMNTPCLVDKHSLIISDQLNHASLILGCRMSGASIRVFKHDDMLSLEKTIRNAIAYGNPKTHRPYHKILIIVEGIYSMEGSIYEAHSIGAMGPSGKGIVEYWNCDVNDIDIMMGTFTKSFGSAGGYIAGRKKIIDHLRVTSATSYYSSPMSPPVAQQVYTSMSIIMGKDGTNEGKKRIERLSRNAKYFRRHLKKMGLIVYGSDDSPVVPILFYYPTLCGSFGREMLARKVGVVVVSHPATPMTESRARICLSAAHTKEMLDEVLKHIDEVGNKLGFKFMKHSNKYKDLEIEW
- a CDS encoding 40S ribosomal protein S24, coding for MVISTSGAVVISTKKIVNNRLMNRRQMIVEILHPLKATISKKDLQEKLAALYKTTPDVVVPYGIKSQIGGGKSSGFAKIYDSLDDAKRYEHKYMIARLTGVKLEKSGRKQRKERKNRQKKFRGTAKVKGAAAKK
- a CDS encoding Innexin family-containing protein; amino-acid sequence: MMIESLVGMIKYLSPREDDDWSDRMNYLYTPNILLAFSVLISFKQFGGRPIECMFPNKFPGSWEQYAENYCWSQDTYFVQPYEHVANIDEKERYSQDRKLSYYQWVPFFLLFQAACFRFPSVFWKYISLNSGIRVHEIVERAMDPSNLEMKTKEKNIEILTQHISAALRFQRKIAKKNIIIHKTMKFLNISYSACFISYMYLIMKSLYMINIVIQLYILNKFLETDKYQWYGFGVIKDIMLGTQWERSGYFPRVSLCDFTVRQVANIQKYSVQCVLVINIFNEKIFVFLWFWYVLLSLATLASFTYWIFIMTFSCFGRGFISSNLELSDIEDFDPTKCKKNVRRFVNEYLKQDGIFVLRMISTHAGIIFGTELVSKLYFVFLELEENRKSEFNKMIEDHVIDSLRKRKNNRKASNISLCSEDHYSGLLDNVEEKERPETANSSGTGKSIKSQGSQTSKHYDSKISIEVSNKSVETSKIE